The segment TGACCGATCAGGCTGGCCTGGACTTCACGCACCAGCTGGCCAACGGGAAGCTGGACAACATCATGAAATCCGATGGCGCGGGTGGCACGATCCTCGACTTCGACGGCGACGGATTCATGGATATCTACCTCGTGAACTCCGGCCCGGTGCCGGTGCTGTCCGAAGCGCCAGCGGGCACCGAGCGATTGCCAAACGCGTTGTTCCGGAACCGCGGCGACGGCACGTTCGAGAACGTGACGAAAAAGGCGGGAGTCGAAGGGTGGGGCTTCGGCACGACGGCGGCTGCGGCGGACTACGACAATGACGGCGACACGGATCTGCTCGTCGTGAATTTCGGCGAACTGATTCTCTACCGGAATCGGGGCGACGGCACATTCGAGGACGTCACCGCGCAGGCGGGACTACACTCGAAGCAGGCCGGAATCTCGGCGACGTTTTTCGATGCGGACAACGACGGCTGGCTCGACCTGTTCGTGGCGAACTACCTCGTGTTCGATCCGGCCGTCCAGCCCCCGGCGGGTTCGGGCGTGCCTTATCCGGGGCCGCTCTCCTACGAATCGGAATTCAATCTTCTCTACCGCAATCGCGGTCCCGCGGCCGCGGGATTCGAGGACGTGAGCGAGTCGGCAGGCATTCGCGTGCCGCATCACCGCGCGATGTCCGTGACGCCGCTCGACTACGATGACGACGGCGACCAGGACCTCTACGTCTCGAATGACGGTACCGCCAACCTGCTGTTCGCGAATGATGGCCGCGGCCATTTTCACGACGTGGCGTTGGAGAGCGGGGTGGCGTTCAACCAATTCGGGCAGGCCGATGGCTCGATGGGCGCGGCGGTCGGTGACGCGAATGGCGACGGTTTGCCAGATCTGCTGGTCACGCGGTTCGGCAAGGCGTCGTTTTACCTGAATGCCGCCGGAGGATTTTTCGAGGATCGGATCGTGGCCTCCGGTATCCTCACCGTGTCGTCGCGCTACACGGGTTGGGGCGGCAATTTTCTGGACTATGACAACGACAGCGACCTCGACGTGTTCATCGCCGACGGCGATCCCCATTACCTGAAAGGGATGCCGCCCTTGCTGCTCGAGAACCGCGGGAACGCCACCTTTGTCGACGCTTCGGAGCGCGGCGGCGCGTTTTTCCAACAGCAGAAAAATCTCCGCGGCAGTGGCGCCTTCGACTACGACAACGATGGCCGGATGGATCTGGTGCTGACGAGCCTGGGTGATCGTGCCGTGTTGTTGCACAACCAACTCGCGACCGGCGCGCACTGGCTCACCGTGAAACTCACCGGTCGCCGCAGCAACCGCGATGGCTTCGGGGCGAAAATCAAAGTGATCGCCGGCGGCCGGACGTTGCGGGCCGAAGCGCGGTGTCCGACGAGCTATGTTTTCCAGCGGGACCCACGGCTCCATTTCGGTCTGGGCACGAGCAGCAATGTCGACCGAATCGAGGTGCGCTGGCCGAGCGGCCAGACCCAGGTGATGGAGCGTCCGCCGATCGATCGCGTGGTCACGCTCGTCGAGCCCTGAGCCGGGAGCCGTCCCGGGCGAAAGCTTTCCTGCCTTGCGCACCGGTCCCGGTCGCCCTTGGAGACCGGTCTGATCATTCTGTCGAGCACCGCGGGCCATTGTGCGTGTCAGCGTGGCGGACCTAGATGCCCGACGCTGCCGTTAAGGTCTACCCCGTTCCCGGTTTGCCGGCTCGAGCGTCGCAGCGTGCCGCCTACGCTGCTGCGCTGGTGGTGCTCGCTGCCGGCGGGATGGGCCTGACGGGCTGGATCGTTGGCAGCGACTCGCTGAAGTCCATCTCGCCGGGTGGGGTTACGATGAAAGCGAACTCGGCGGTGGGGCTTGTTTTGGTGGGGACGAGCTTGCTACTGCAGCTGGGTGGCGTGGGGCGAGTGGTCGTGTGGACGGCGAAAGCAGCTGCGGCGGTCGCGGC is part of the Opitutus terrae PB90-1 genome and harbors:
- a CDS encoding CRTAC1 family protein, which translates into the protein MTDQAGLDFTHQLANGKLDNIMKSDGAGGTILDFDGDGFMDIYLVNSGPVPVLSEAPAGTERLPNALFRNRGDGTFENVTKKAGVEGWGFGTTAAAADYDNDGDTDLLVVNFGELILYRNRGDGTFEDVTAQAGLHSKQAGISATFFDADNDGWLDLFVANYLVFDPAVQPPAGSGVPYPGPLSYESEFNLLYRNRGPAAAGFEDVSESAGIRVPHHRAMSVTPLDYDDDGDQDLYVSNDGTANLLFANDGRGHFHDVALESGVAFNQFGQADGSMGAAVGDANGDGLPDLLVTRFGKASFYLNAAGGFFEDRIVASGILTVSSRYTGWGGNFLDYDNDSDLDVFIADGDPHYLKGMPPLLLENRGNATFVDASERGGAFFQQQKNLRGSGAFDYDNDGRMDLVLTSLGDRAVLLHNQLATGAHWLTVKLTGRRSNRDGFGAKIKVIAGGRTLRAEARCPTSYVFQRDPRLHFGLGTSSNVDRIEVRWPSGQTQVMERPPIDRVVTLVEP